Sequence from the Macaca fascicularis isolate 582-1 chromosome 16, T2T-MFA8v1.1 genome:
GACCTGGTGGAATGGCCTTAGTGAGTAACAGACTGCAGTGATGTGTCAGCTTTCTTATGGCACAGGAACAACCAAATCTCTTATATTTCAGTGGCCTGGTTCCCAATAGACCCTGCAGGCCCTACAGGTTGTCTTCCCAAGCTGCCCCTTGCTTCACACCACCACCTTCCACCCCATAATATTATAGAAGGACACCTAGTCAGACAAAATGATACAACTTAATTTTATTAGGACAAGGTTGGTGGGCACTGGAGTGGCACCTTCCGGGGCCAGGACAGGCACTGGGGAGGGGTCACAGGATGCCACGCGGGCACCTAGAAGCCACAGCTGCCCTCCACAGTGCGGCACTGCACCATGCGCAGGAATGTCTCGACCATATCCATGTCCTTCCTGAAGCAGTGGAGCAGCTCGTAGTTCTTGAGCAGTGAGTCATCGTTCTGTGAGTCTGTGTCAAACGTGCTGTAGGTCTGCTTGAAGATCTGCCCAGTCCGGGGGCTGCCATCTTGCAGCCTCTGCAaagtgaaggaagagaaggagaggctGAGCGCTTGGTCactgttccctccctccctctctcattcattcattttcctccctccccttcagGGTGTAGAGAAAGACCTGGAGGATTGATTCACCAGGGGAAATGAAGACTAAGGTGAGTTCTCTTGGGTCAGGGCCTGACTGCTAAAAAGAGGGCAGCAGTGTTTCTCTCCCCCAGCCCTCGAAGCCAGTGAGGTTGCAGGATTGGGGAACCCTGGCGCCACCCTCACCCGCATCAACGTTTGGATGCCTTCCTCTAGGTTCTTTAGGAGGTCATAGGCATCGCTCTCCGAGGTGCCATACACCAGGTTGTTGGCAAACACACTCCCGAGTAACTGCACGGGCTCCAGCCACGACTGGATGAGAAGCAGGGAGATGCGGAGCAGCTCTAGGTTCTGCAGGGGAAGGACACGCAGTGGCTGTGCTGCCCGGGGGCTCTGACCACAGGCCTCCCCTATCCCCACCTTGGGGAGAAGGTATCCACTCACGGATTTCTGCTGCGTTTCCTCCCTGTTGGAGGGTGTGGGAATAGACTCTGAGAAGCAGAAGGAGGCCTGGGGGTTCCCCATGAGCGaatgcttcttttcctttgggatgTAGGTTTTTTCCTAGGAGAAGGACCCCCCCACCAAGAGGGACTGCTGGTCTCTATGCTGGAGACCAGCTCCCATTGTTACTTCTCTGAGAACCTTGCTCAGTGTATGCTCATCTGCCGGCATTTTCGCTTCAGAAAACAACCGTGAGCTCCTTAGTCTCCTCCCATGACTTCCCAGGCGGGGGAAAGTCACCCCTTCCTGCCACCCCTGACACGCACCCATTCCCCAAGAGCTTACAAACTCCTGGTAGGTGTCAAAGGCCAGTTGGTGCAGGCGATGGGCTTGCATCATAATGTTGTCAAAAAGCCTGGATAAGGGTACGCTTGGGACCCTACCAGCCTCttgaagccaaggcaggcagaggagggCAAAAACCAGGAGCAGGGATGTCCGGGAGCCTGGGGAGAAACCGGAGGGCAACGGAGGGAGCCAGAGAGCAAGAGGCCAATGCTCTCCCCGCCCCAggagctgtttgtttttctctctccatccctccaggGACCAGGAACATTCTGATATTGGTTAAATATCTGGGCTTAGATGGCGATACTCACATTCAGAAGCCCCAAACCTGAGGGTTAGTGCCCCCGTCCCATCTACAGGGCGCCACCTCTCCCCTCGGGACACATCGTGTCGAAAGGGATTTTAGGGGCGCTTACCTGCAGCCATTGCAGCTAGGCGAGCTGTCCACAGGACTCTGAGTGGTTCGGGCAGTCGGGCTTTGAGATCCTGGAGCTGGTCTCCTGTGGGCTCTTTTTATACCCTGGCCCCTTATCTCTGGCTGCTTGACCCCACCTATTTCTCTGTACGTTTACTCATGGGACCCCTGATGCGGCTGTGCTAATGGCTAATTTAGAAACTCCTCCCACACATGCTGGGATCATGCCCCCTGGCTTGTCATGTTTCCCTTCCCACCGTCACCAACACTGTGAGGGTTGTGCACAGAGGGTCAGCCAGAGATACTACCCAACCTGTCCTCTCTTTAAGGGTCAGGTGGGTGCCCTCTGGCAGCACGCCATGGTGGCCAACCTGAACGCGGGGAAGGATGTCATGATAGCCAGTCCTTAAGACCTCTACCGACCCCATCCCACTCTCTATCCtatccctttcctcctcctcgcATGTTTCCCCTCCACCAAGCAGAGAGAATGTGTGTTTTGGGAAAAGGCGGCAAGCACAGGCAATAGATTGCAGGGGTTCTGGGCAGGATTCAGTCCTGAATTCCACTTTTGCTGACTCCTCCTGGGTCAGCCCGAGGCAGCTGGATGCAGTGCTAATACTGACCACTAGAGGGTACCAACCACACACTTTGCTCTCCTCTTTCCCTGAGCcttggggcgggggcgggggcgggggcgggggcgggggctcCCCCAGGTCCCTGGGAGGACGAATCTACACTTGAGGTATTGTCCCAGGTCCTTGGACCTGCAGCAGGGATACAAACcaagaaacagaaatcctggGGACAGACACGGACCACAAGCGCTTCGTCCTATGCCCTGAAACCATCAGAGAATCTAAAAGTTGTAAGAGCTCTTGAAGGTTTGAGTCTCTTCCCCAGCTTTGGAACTCAGAACACATCAGGCCGAAAGATgccctggataaaaaa
This genomic interval carries:
- the LOC123571569 gene encoding somatotropin-like isoform X1 gives rise to the protein MAAGSRTSLLLVFALLCLPWLQEAGRVPSVPLSRLFDNIMMQAHRLHQLAFDTYQEFEKTYIPKEKKHSLMGNPQASFCFSESIPTPSNREETQQKSVSGYLLPKVGIGEACGQSPRAAQPLRVLPLQNLELLRISLLLIQSWLEPVQLLGSVFANNLVYGTSESDAYDLLKNLEEGIQTLMRRLQDGSPRTGQIFKQTYSTFDTDSQNDDSLLKNYELLHCFRKDMDMVETFLRMVQCRTVEGSCGF
- the LOC123571569 gene encoding somatotropin-like isoform X2, which codes for MAAGSRTSLLLVFALLCLPWLQEAGRVPSVPLSRLFDNIMMQAHRLHQLAFDTYQEFEKTYIPKEKKHSLMGNPQASFCFSESIPTPSNREETQQKSNLELLRISLLLIQSWLEPVQLLGSVFANNLVYGTSESDAYDLLKNLEEGIQTLMRRLQDGSPRTGQIFKQTYSTFDTDSQNDDSLLKNYELLHCFRKDMDMVETFLRMVQCRTVEGSCGF